Proteins encoded in a region of the Pseudomonas putida genome:
- a CDS encoding SOS response-associated peptidase family protein, protein MCGRYSIYESMDDYLRQLALDLVVINGYDHERINRYNVAPSTRVEVIRPAPGGLNVDRVKWGWSPFWAKGKRVDPINARAETVMTGKFFKSLWPNGRALAPANGWFEWIPDVADPKRKQPYYIQAADGRSLFFAALAEVHPGLEPDERSGFVIVTAAADEGLVDIHDRKPLVLTPELAREWIDPGITTERLAEIVQTGCRHSTDFQWFPVSKQVGNVRNQGPELIKPV, encoded by the coding sequence ATGTGTGGGAGGTACTCGATCTACGAGAGCATGGACGACTACCTGCGGCAGTTGGCCCTCGATCTGGTGGTCATCAACGGATATGACCATGAGCGGATCAACCGTTACAACGTGGCGCCTTCTACTCGCGTGGAGGTGATAAGGCCCGCCCCGGGAGGACTGAACGTCGATCGGGTGAAGTGGGGATGGTCGCCTTTCTGGGCGAAGGGGAAGAGGGTCGACCCGATCAATGCGCGGGCCGAGACGGTGATGACAGGGAAGTTCTTCAAGTCGCTTTGGCCGAATGGCCGAGCCTTGGCGCCGGCCAATGGGTGGTTCGAGTGGATACCCGATGTTGCAGATCCGAAGCGCAAGCAGCCTTACTACATCCAAGCGGCGGACGGTAGGTCATTGTTTTTCGCGGCGTTGGCCGAGGTTCATCCAGGGCTGGAACCAGATGAACGCAGTGGCTTCGTTATCGTGACTGCTGCGGCTGATGAAGGTTTGGTGGATATCCATGATCGTAAGCCGTTAGTGCTTACTCCTGAGCTTGCCCGAGAATGGATTGATCCAGGCATAACAACTGAACGGCTGGCAGAAATAGTCCAAACAGGCTGCCGGCATAGTACCGACTTTCAATGGTTCCCAGTGAGCAAACAGGTCGGGAATGTTCGCAATCAGGGGCCGGAGCTGATAAAACCGGTTTAA
- a CDS encoding LexA family protein produces the protein MTITFLGAPTGGLMLLPVYSFRVPAGFPSPAADHLERHISLDELFDLRAPHVYLVQVEGDSMQGAGIFSGDLLIVDRSREAEHGDIVIAAINTEPVCKRLYGDDREFGKNRTLSFASSCNQFIVFSMDERKWRKLFDKQIGIL, from the coding sequence ATGACCATCACCTTCCTGGGCGCGCCGACGGGCGGCCTTATGCTGCTGCCGGTGTACTCCTTCCGTGTGCCGGCCGGGTTCCCTTCGCCAGCGGCGGATCACCTGGAGCGTCACATCTCCCTCGACGAGCTGTTCGACCTGCGTGCACCTCACGTGTATCTGGTGCAGGTGGAGGGCGACAGCATGCAGGGCGCCGGGATCTTCTCGGGCGATCTTCTCATCGTAGACCGCAGTAGGGAGGCCGAGCACGGCGATATCGTGATCGCCGCGATCAACACCGAGCCCGTCTGCAAACGCCTTTATGGGGACGATAGAGAATTCGGAAAAAATCGTACGCTAAGCTTCGCGAGTTCTTGTAACCAATTCATTGTTTTTTCAATGGATGAAAGAAAATGGCGAAAGCTATTTGACAAACAAATCGGGATCTTATAA
- a CDS encoding cupin domain-containing protein, giving the protein MKLNSDLSQRVVVEPSSLQWVDSPATGIQRQLLERDGDEVARATSIVRYAPGSAFENHKHDLGEEILVLDGEFSDESGTFGPGTYIKNPPGSSHAPSSATGCTLFVKLRHLDLADSQRTVVDTRNGPWFPGLVPGLSVMPLSEFDTQHTALVRWAPGTRFNSHRHYGGEEIYVLEGVFEDEFGSYPTGTWMRSPHLSAHRPFSNTGCTILVKTGHLPVAESNEALA; this is encoded by the coding sequence ATGAAACTCAATTCAGATCTTTCGCAGCGTGTTGTCGTCGAGCCTTCAAGCTTACAGTGGGTCGATTCGCCAGCGACCGGGATTCAACGCCAGTTACTGGAGCGTGATGGCGACGAAGTGGCGCGTGCCACCTCGATCGTGCGATACGCGCCGGGCTCCGCTTTTGAAAATCATAAGCACGACTTGGGCGAGGAGATTCTGGTCCTGGACGGCGAATTCAGCGACGAATCCGGGACCTTCGGGCCTGGGACTTACATCAAGAATCCACCAGGTTCTTCGCATGCACCGAGCTCCGCGACGGGTTGCACGTTGTTCGTCAAGCTGCGCCATCTTGATCTAGCCGACAGCCAACGCACCGTGGTCGACACCCGTAACGGCCCCTGGTTTCCAGGCCTCGTGCCGGGTCTGTCGGTGATGCCACTTTCTGAGTTCGACACACAACATACGGCTTTGGTGCGCTGGGCCCCGGGGACACGATTCAATTCGCATCGTCACTACGGCGGTGAAGAAATCTATGTGTTGGAAGGCGTCTTTGAGGATGAGTTCGGAAGCTACCCTACCGGCACATGGATGCGCAGTCCGCATTTGAGTGCTCACCGTCCCTTCAGCAATACAGGCTGCACCATCCTGGTCAAGACAGGCCACCTGCCAGTCGCCGAATCAAATGAGGCGCTTGCATGA
- a CDS encoding TetR/AcrR family transcriptional regulator: MKHFSEISPTAERVVDAAEGLVQQHGYNGFSYDDVAQLVGIKKPSIHHHFPKKGELVAVVAQRYTHRFREELLSIEGQHAKAPDRLTAYAALFERTFAKDRRLCVCGMLGAESDSLPDAVVSEVERFFKVNLDWLTLVVADGQRAALITSNSTPEALAEAFLCALEGSMMVGRGMRSSRGPAEVGNTFLSTVLT; this comes from the coding sequence ATGAAGCATTTCTCCGAAATCTCGCCGACCGCCGAGCGGGTGGTCGATGCCGCTGAAGGGTTGGTACAGCAGCACGGCTACAACGGCTTCTCATACGACGACGTGGCCCAGTTGGTAGGCATCAAAAAACCAAGTATCCACCACCACTTTCCCAAGAAGGGTGAACTCGTGGCCGTGGTCGCACAGCGCTACACGCACCGGTTTCGTGAGGAGTTGCTGAGCATCGAAGGGCAGCATGCGAAAGCGCCTGACAGGCTAACTGCGTATGCGGCACTTTTCGAACGCACCTTCGCCAAGGACCGGCGCCTTTGTGTCTGCGGCATGTTGGGTGCCGAGTCGGACTCGCTGCCGGACGCCGTTGTGAGCGAGGTCGAGCGATTCTTTAAAGTCAATCTCGACTGGTTGACTCTTGTCGTTGCCGATGGTCAGCGTGCCGCGCTGATCACCTCGAATTCCACCCCAGAGGCTCTCGCAGAGGCATTCTTGTGCGCGTTGGAAGGCTCGATGATGGTGGGCCGTGGCATGCGGTCGTCACGCGGACCGGCCGAAGTTGGAAACACTTTTCTTTCCACCGTGTTGACCTGA
- a CDS encoding OsmC family protein: MNTNIKGTPGNGINVGALREFADQVAAKPAAGIATFGVVTTWEGGTRTRARTMPLVLGDTALARGFVIDADEPAELLGTDTAANPQELILAALNACMTATYAANAAAMNIELQSLTIRTKGSLDLRGFLGIDPGINPGYDQVEYEVEMESSADSAALKALHAQVQRTSPNYHNFARAIDLKAKLTILQ, from the coding sequence ATGAACACAAACATTAAAGGAACTCCCGGCAACGGGATCAACGTCGGCGCATTGCGTGAGTTTGCAGATCAGGTCGCAGCAAAGCCCGCCGCAGGCATCGCGACGTTCGGCGTCGTGACAACCTGGGAGGGTGGCACCCGGACGCGTGCGCGAACCATGCCGCTCGTACTAGGTGACACGGCCTTGGCGCGCGGCTTTGTCATCGACGCGGACGAACCGGCAGAATTGCTCGGTACCGACACGGCCGCTAATCCACAAGAATTGATCCTGGCTGCGTTGAACGCATGCATGACTGCAACCTACGCGGCAAATGCGGCGGCAATGAACATCGAGTTGCAATCGCTGACTATCCGCACGAAGGGAAGCCTCGATCTGAGAGGTTTTCTTGGAATCGATCCTGGGATCAATCCAGGGTACGACCAGGTCGAGTATGAGGTCGAAATGGAGTCGTCGGCGGATTCGGCGGCGCTGAAAGCATTGCACGCGCAGGTGCAGCGAACATCGCCGAATTACCACAACTTCGCGAGAGCCATTGATCTCAAGGCCAAGCTGACCATTCTCCAATGA
- a CDS encoding recombinase family protein: MQGHRIGYVRVSSFDQNPERQLEQTQVSKVFTDKASGKDTQRPQLEALLSFVREGDTVVVHSMDRLARNLDDLRRLVQKLTQRGVRIEFLKEGLVFTGEDSPMANLMLSVMGAFAEFERALIRERQREGITLAKQRGAYRGRKKALSDEQAATLRQRATAGEPKAQLAREFNISRETLYQYLRTDD; this comes from the coding sequence GTGCAGGGGCACCGCATCGGCTACGTCCGGGTCAGCAGCTTCGACCAGAACCCGGAACGCCAGCTGGAACAGACACAGGTGAGCAAGGTGTTCACCGACAAGGCATCGGGCAAGGACACCCAGCGCCCCCAGCTCGAAGCGCTGCTGAGCTTCGTCCGCGAAGGCGATACAGTGGTGGTGCACAGCATGGACCGGCTGGCCCGCAACCTCGATGACCTGCGTCGCTTGGTACAGAAGCTGACTCAACGCGGCGTGCGCATCGAGTTCCTGAAGGAGGGCCTGGTGTTCACTGGCGAGGACTCGCCGATGGCCAACCTGATGCTGTCGGTGATGGGGGCCTTCGCTGAGTTCGAGCGCGCCCTGATCCGCGAGCGGCAGCGTGAGGGCATCACCTTGGCCAAGCAGCGTGGCGCGTACCGGGGCCGCAAGAAAGCCCTGTCCGATGAGCAGGCTGCTACCCTGCGGCAGCGAGCGACGGCCGGCGAGCCCAAGGCGCAGCTTGCCCGCGAGTTCAACATCAGCCGGGAAACCCTCTACCAGTACCTCCGCACGGACGACTGA